The genomic segment TGTGGGTTGGTCGACCAACGCTTGCTGGTTCAATGTAACATTAATTTTTATTCTAATATATTTGTATTTGGGACAGGTATATTTGCCGAGAAAACTAGGCAGGGATGCAATTTTTCGCTGCAAGCTGACACTCGAATCAAGATATAAAGAGGTTTCGGAGAAGATTGTTCACTACCTCAACAACAACGAGAGAGCTCTTTTTTTGGAGCAGTCTCCTTTTGGTAATTTGGTTAGGTATCATAGAGATATAAATATTTCTAGTCAAATTATGTGGTATTTGATGAGTAATCAGATAGTTGACACGGGTAGTGATGAGTTTTGGATGGTGGTGCGCAAGAGGCCAGTTAGATTTTCTTTGTTATAGTATTGTTTAACAACCGGCCTCGATTGCGGTACAGAGCCTGTAGATGTACCAGAGGGAGGTGTCTTTGGCTCCAGACACTTTGGCGGTAAGTCTGAGATTGTTTTGAGTGAATTGGAGGCAAAGATGAGTGTTCAAGTGCAGAATGAGACTGGTGTAGACGTGGAGAAGTTAAAGATGGCTAGTCTTTACTTCTGTTGTTTTGTGTTCGGTGAGGGGACTAGGAAAAAAACGAATAAGATCGACCTTAAATACCTGAGGCTTATGGATGATTTGGATAGGTTTAACAGCTATCCGTGGGGTAGAGTAGCCTTTCGTGATGCGGTCCGATGTTTGAAGAAGGATCTTTTAGGGCGATATAATTACCTCACCGAGGCACAGGGTCGGAAAGAAGTTGATGGCAGCTTCCTTGTCGGTGGTTTTGTGATGCCTCTGCAGgtatattaatttttgaatgttaaaactggatttgttatctttattTCTACTAATAACATTGTTCTAAATTTATGTTACAAATCCTCGCTTATGAATATTATCCGAGCGTGGTACAAAAGTTTGCAAGGAAAAGTGATGTGGACGGTTTGATGTTGCCCAGGATGTTTCAATGGGTGACTAACACGTGGCCGTCAAACCGTGCCCCAACTGCTGTTGATGTCACTGCAGCCTTTGGTGATTCTGCTATAGATGTAAGTAATATGAAttgatttgatataataaaTGTGTACTTACCTTTTAATTAATCTGATatgttattaattaaatgtaggATTGTCTTGGATGTTTGACTCCTACTCCCGAGGAGCTCGTTTCAACGTATTATACGACCGGGGATTTTGTTGATTCTGCGCCCGATGCGGTCACCACTCGGGTACTCGAGCTCTGGAGGCAGGGTCAGACAGTCATATGTAGCGAGCATCCTCTGGAGTCTCCCTCAGTCCAGCACATGCATTCCGCACATTCACCTCCCTCTGTCCAGCACACACCTCCTGCACATGCATCTCCTGACGTTTCCGGCACCCGTCCTGGTGATCTCAATAGATCCAGCTCTAGCACCAGTTCTCCTATGCATACGGGTCCTAGAGTCCACTTTGGACTCAATCCTTCCCGCCGCCCATCACCCTTGGAGCATCGTTTCGAGCGGCGATTGACTGTGTTGGAGGATTCTGTTACGTCGATGCATGTTAAGATGTCAGCAGAATTTATTGAGATCAGAGCGTCTATCAGGAGCATAAATCAAGCTCTAGTTGACTTGAAATCGAGTTTCAATCTTGGTCTCgatgagttgagattgagttTGACTGAACAGATTAGAGCTGGTTTTGTTGAGATGAGGTCTAACATGCCAGTGCAGCAGGACAGAGATTATAGCATAGCATATACCAGAGGGCGGAAGAGGAAAGCGTCCGAGGCAGATTTTGGTgagttaattttattaattatatttatgtttatgtaataCAATGATTTAGTACAATtctcataattattttaatttgtttaatGTACGCTATTAGGGTTGGATGATAATCTGGTCAGGGAAATTGACAGTACTAGCCAAACATTACATATATTTGAGCCTAACCTTCATGTCATTAtagagaagtcatcagaaggtGAGTTAATGCACttttttgatttgatatttttGTATAGTATATtaaacaacaatttttttatttttagatattCAAGTTACTCCGGATTCGCGTAAGTCAGGTGGCGAGGCGACCACGTCGAGAGGTTATTACACTAAACCTCGTCTATTCATATTTGCATTaaatttcttattattttaatttgttgaATGTACGCTGTTAGGTGTGGCTGATAATATGGGTAAGGAAATTGGTAGTAGTAGCCAAACCCAACAGATATTTGAGCCTAACCTTCAAGGCATTCCAGATGAGTCCGCAGGAGGTGAGGTAATgcacattttttatatttatatttatgtatagTATATTAAACAATATACTTTATGTTTTTAGATATTCAAGTGACTCCAGATGCGCGTATGCCAGGAGGCGAGGCGACCACGTCGAGAGGTTATTAAACTATACCTTGTTTATTGttcatatttgcattaaagttGTTACAATTGATCATTTTATAGATGACGGTGTGAGGCCACTTGCGGAGACCGTGACACTGAAGGTAAACAACTCGCTTGCACGAGTTAGGGCATCGATGCTCGACCGTTCGCCTAGTAGGATTCGAGGTTTTTACGTCGAATATGAGAAGTCTTTCTACGGACCCATGGCGATCGCAAACTCGCGTGTCACTTTCTCTgtaagcttttaaataaatcttttataaaGTTTAAATTTGTAGAGGATTTcttttaaaacattgaaaacCTTTTGTTATATTGAATTCAGCACTTCGGCGAAGCTCTCCGTGGATTGGTTGAGATGCAGATCCGACATCCTGAAATGATGTCGGCAGATGATTCGTTGATGGACGGACATTTCTACGGTGCGATCTCAGTTTTGGCCGAAGATAAAGATATCGATTTCAAAATAAATCTGGCACGGATTGTGAGCAAAGTCAAAGGTAGTGATCCAGAATGGCCGTGTCTCTCGTGGGAAAAGGCACGAAGAATTCTCATCCATGTCTACACAGATCGGGGCTGGTTTTTGCTAAAACTCGTGACAGGGGTGAATAAGTGCATTATATATGACTTGCTGCGAAGGCACGATCCCAAATTCAAAGATCTGAATAGAGAAATagagcatatacttgtaaacgCTGCTCGTCTGCTTTGTTGGGAACAACCCACACCCCGAGAGGCCATGGAATATAAAACTACATGATGAATTCCGTGCCAAGATTATACAGTACGTTATTCCGTCTGCTATTTcattattcatttttttaatgttacaacaaatattaactgttgatttttttcttttttcacagTGAAGATTCGGGAGCATTTATGTTAGCTGTTGCTGGATACTCTTTGTCTAGGAAGAGCACGCAAGTAGTACTAACTTTAGATGATAGATTAGTATCTgagtttatatattttttagctTGTAATATGTTCCTCAATGATTGGTGATTATTGTGATGTATTGGAAAATTTTATGTCATTATTGGAACATCGTCTTATGTAACTATTTGGGGTTGGTCGACCATCGTTCTTtaggttttagggtttagggttttttaggGTTTAGAACCGTAAATTCATAATTCatcacataaataatttaaatgttaatCGTGGAATCATAATCGAACTACTTtgctaaattttaaattaaaaaaatcgtaatttcaagattatgttatatattttaatttatatatgaaTCACTTCGTCACAATCTCAGTAATTGTtacattataaaaaaaacaggattatgttatatattttaagttaaatGTTAATCGTGGAATCACAATCGaactattttattatattttaaattaaaaaaatcgtaatttcaagattatgttatatattttaatttacatatgAATCACTTCGTCACAATCTCAGTATTTTGTtacattataaaaaaaacaggattatgttatatattttaagttaaatGTTAATCGTGGAATCACAATCGAACTATTTtgctaaattttaaattaaaaaaatcgtaatttcaagattatgttatatattttaatttacttaTGAATCACTTCGTCACAATCTCagtattttgttatattataaaaaaacaggattatgttatatattttaagttaaatGTTAATCGTGGAATCACAATCGaactattttattatattttaaatttaaaaaaatcgtaatttcaagattatgttatatattttaaatttcatatgAATCACTTCGTCACAATCTCAGTATTTTGTTACATTATAAAAAAACaggattatgttatatattttaagttaaatGTTAATCGTGGAATCACAATCGaactattttattatattttaaatttaaaaaaaatcgtaatttcaagattatgttatatatttgaATTTACATATGAATCACTTCGTCAGAATCTCAGTATTTTGTTACATTATAAAAAAACaggattatgttatatattttaataattgacACGTgtcacgacaacaaaaaataTGAATCGTAATTGCATTACCTTACatgttttaatttatatatgaaTAACGGAATCATAATCTCACAACTATcctaatttcacaattatgttacataTTTTCGATAATTATTAatatctattttttaaaaaaacaaaactaATGGTCGACCGATAGCTTGATGGTCGATCAAAGAAAAATAGTGGTCGACCAGCAAGCTAATGGTCGACCATGAGCTTGAACGTCGACCAAAATAAACTTATGGTCTACCAATCAAGCTAATGGTCGACCATTAGGCTCATGGTCgaacaaaaataaaactttgGTCGACCCTCAAGCTATCTCTTTCTGAATTCACCGATCGAAGGAATTCTGTTTTGTTTTCTTCTGCCAACTCTCTTCTCTAACAAAGGAGGCAACACCAATGGAAAATTAACGTTGCGTGGCCATTCATTTTCTTCCGGAACGGGATACACAGTCTCTGAGTAAGCCATGCACCATGACATTGTAGAATAGTACTCTGAACACATATCGTATAAATCAATCTTCGCTAACCAACTAGCTGCGATGGCATGAGCACATGGGATTCTATCAATATCAAAAACTCGACATGTGCATCTTTTTGATTCGAGTTCCACTATGGCCGAATGTCCACGACTCCTAACATCAAAATCCAGACGTCCTAATTCAAAAACTTGCATTCATTGGGCATCTGTGAACCTGCTACGAAGAATCCCCTCGATCGTAGGGGTCAAGTTAGTGTTACTTGCAATTGATGCGTGGCGATATCGGGCAAACCAAGATGAGGCCAGTTTCTGCAAAGAATCTAAGAGTGCAATGATTGGCAGCTTCCTTTCTTCAAGTAGTCTAGCATTGATCGACTCAACCCCGTTTGTCGTCATAATATTGTAACGGGTCTTCGGACAATACGCTCGAGTCCATCTATCAAGTGAGTCTCTCTCGTCCAAATATTGCGCTGCCTCAGGATATCTATTTCTAAAATCATTGTATGCAATATCAAACTCGaaagttttataaattttagcAATGTGCAAAAATATTTCGGTTGCACCCTTCTTTTTGCATCTAGTCTTCATGTTTTGGGATAAATGCCACGTACAATGACCATGATGCGCATTTCTATAGACAGTAGAAACCGCATTAATGATCCCCTGATGCCTGTCAGAAATTATCACCAATTCATCCTCGTCAGGTACTACTTCTAACAACTTCGTTAAAAACCAACTCCACGAAGAAGTACACTCGACATCTACGATTCCCCACGCCAAAGGATATTGGTGATAATTTCCATCTTGTGCCGATGCCACCAGTAAAACACCATTATACTTGCCCTTCAACCACGTACCATCAATTGATACAACTTTTCGCATACTTCGATATCCTCTAACGCATGCACCAAAAGCAAGAAACATATACTTGAATCGATTTTCCTCGTCGACAAATATGTCTGTTATGCTTCCTCGATTCATCTGCTCAACCATGTGCAAATAACAACTCAATTTAGTAAAACTCTGCGTAGGATCACCTTTCAACATATTGTCTGCTAGTTCTTTCCCTTTCCAAGCCTTGTAGTATGATATATCAGCATTCATACTATTGCGCATCATCGCCATCACCGCTTTTGGTACCATTGGCATTGGATGACCTTGGAAATTATCCACTAACATATCACGAATAACAGCAGAACTCACTCCACGGATTCTCTTTCGTCTCCCAGTCAAACCACATGTATGTGTATTGCAATATGTTCTAACGGAGAATGCACGTGAATCATTCTTAATCAAAGAGGTCCAGATTCTTCACTTACAATCAGACACTACACATTTTACGGCGTACACCTTTTGGCTACTTTTAACCGTCTCAAATTCAAAGCAAGCTTCCAAACTTATTCTAATTAGCTCTTTTTTCACCGCTTCTCGGTTTGGAAACTCTTGACCAACAAACAAGTTTGAACCATCCGTGAATGAAAACGTGTCATTATCAATATCCACATCCGCATCCAAATTTGCGTCATTGCTTTGAACCAAATTTGCCTCGATCTCAATTGCATCATTACGTGCTTCGTCATATAACTCGTCTGTGTTACTACGATCCACATGCAGGGCATCCGCATTATGCGCTTCGTCGAATGTGTTACTACGATCCACATGCATGGCATCCACATTATGCGCTTCGTCGAAAAAATCACTGCTATTATTACGATCCACAGAAACAATATTCAAGtgaaaataatcatcaaaaTGACTCTGTTCGTTAATATTGCAATTGTTTTCATCAATACCATATCCGTGCACATTATCAAAAGAAGCAacacattcaatttcaatttGAAGCACTGGCCTACTTCTCGGACAACCAAGATACAGATATGCTTTCAAATCATGGTCATTCTCTATATAAATTGGTTGAATGTTGCACGGCAAATCTAGAAGATAACTCAACCTCAAGTTGGCAGTGTCTTCTACTTTCCCAGCTCTATACAGTtcactttttaaattttcaaaataacaaatatcatcATCCACTGGAATAGCAACAAACTTTGCATTGGCCCCTGGATTCCATTTATAAACCAGCCACTCTGTCACTTCTCATTTCCCATCAAAATGAACAACAATAACGGTTGGCATATCTAAAAAGTGCACAAacaaatatgataattataatgagcaaaatgatttaataacaaaaaaaaattacacacaTGGTCGACCAAAAATTAGTTGGTCGACCAAGAAATTATGTCGGGTCGACCAAGATGATCACGGTCGACCCGGCAAACACAACAACTTGGTCGACCATTAAGAGTGTGGTCGACCATGAAAAAATTTTCTTTGGTGGACCAGAAAGCTTTTTGATCGACCAACTTAATTTTGGTTGGAAAATATtcttcattttaattttgatcaaTTTTGGTCGACGAAAAAACAATGAACCACACAAATTATTCATCTTAATTTTGGTCGATAGCTGCATGAAATGAAGAAAACAATGAACTGGTTCAAAGAAAATGGAGCAAACTTACTGTATTTTTCAAATAGAGACGAATTGGTCTTCAAATACAGAAGAATGGGGGCAACATATGCGGGAGTAGATTTAGATCTGGATATGAGGAATGAGCGCAACAGCACCTGAGCAACAACAGTGTCAATTTCGATTTAATGTATCGCGGAAGAGGTAGATGGGGTAAATGAGTTCTTTAAATTTGGGAAGCTGATAATTGGGAAAAATGTGCGTCAAATGAGAAGAAAGAGAAGAcaacaattaatttaaaaagttaTAAGGTTAATTAAGGTTTAATTTACTAATCAAAAGtcaacttctttttttttttaaaaaaagtcagACTCCTTgttttttaaatccttcctgtCCTATCCTATTTTTTTAATTGGCCCCTACTCATCTTGCTCAATTGTCCGACTCACACTTAATTTATCCaaactttttatttattaaaaatatttcttgaaaaaaaaaattaattttaatattttaaattatacaacaacataaatattatataataataatttgacccgacaaattttattgtttttaattggTTAGCACGGTTGTTTATTACATttctaataatattattattaacttatttcgaaatttataaaacaaataaacaaaaattaaaaggagGATCCGGGACTGGAGACCCCGGTCCATGTAATTAAAAATGGGAGACGGCCGGTGAGTAGCTGGAGTTACTGTGTGGATCATCGAAGACGCATTTCGTCGAACTCTCGTGGTTGTGGTTGAATGGCGGAAAGTTCCTCCAATGGTAAGCTCCCAGATATTCTCTGTATGTATCATGCGTTTCAAATCTCAGCCGCATCTGACAATTTTGGGGTTCTACCGGGCAGATGACATTCTCCAGCAACTCAAGCTCGGAATCATCGACTTCGAAATCTCTACTTCTTCTGTTCCTTCAGTTTCCACTCACTTCCCTCGAAGAGAGGGAAAATGCAGGTCTATGTATGAATGCTGAAgttcttttttaaaagaaatgtcATTTTATTCTTTCTCGAGTTATAGATTGTGATTAAGATGCTTGAAGGCGGCCATCCGAAATCTAAACGTGTGTTATCTTTTTATTGTGTCATGGTTGTGATTTTTGCATTATTGTACTGTCGGTGGTGTCCTCCATTTCACAGCAAATGCTTGATGTTAATTCAGGGATCAAATGCAATTCTTCAGGTTTTGCATATATGCTGATGAAACCATTACAATATCCTGTTTCATTTAATTGTATAAGCTTTTGGCAATCATCTAATCAAAACTCTCTATGGGTGGCAGATGATTTATGGATGGCTGTCGAAGAGATCATCTGTGTCAATGGCAACGAACGGCATCAATATGAAGAGGCATTGATTGCAATAATTGTTGAGGAACCTTTGAGACGGTGAGCCCTTCAATTTGGTTGACGTAAAAATTTTGCTTTCTGTTGGACTTGACTTTTCCAAGTTATGGTCTTCTTCTTGTTCATTTTAATTCAACTCAAATGATATTGTCTGCCATTGCAGCTACTGCCAACGTATTAGGAGGCCTGATTTTTGGGGTGGAGAGGCAGAACTTTCGGTGAGTTCATTATTTTATCGTTTTTCCCTCGCTTAAGTTGTTGATGCTTGGACATTTCTAAGGGTCCTCCAACACTCTTGAGTTCCCTCTTATTCTTTCTTTTGTTGAAGTTATAAGTTAACTGAACTTGAAAGCTTATACTGAATTGTCAAACCAACTGAATTTGGATTTTCTGAGATGATGAAAACATAGATGGAATGAGTGCCTGATGGAAAATATGTAATGTGAGCATGATTGTTTATCCCCAAGAGACGAAAAACAGGATGAAATATGATGCGTATTTTCTTATTTGTCTGAAGTGCATGCCACCACAACTCAGTTGCTAAATTTTCATCATGTAGAAGTGGATatatattatatcatgtattttgCTAACagaaaacaaaaagaaataAACTAAACTGTATATACAACAAACATAGAGACAAAGGAAACAGAAAATGGAAGGATGAAGGTACTAAAGCCCGAGAACAGCAATCAAATAATTTGATGATCGATAAAATGGGTGGAATGATTCTCGGGCTGTGATATGCCTCATCCACGTTTCTTGTGCTATGTCATTCCTTCTATTGTACTGTGTATATACTTGCCACGCATCTCATATTAAGACAATAAGATGTAAGAAAATAAAGATGTATGTCCTGCAAACCATAAAATTGAGATTTGAATTTGTATAAAGGTTCTAGTCGGTACATAACTTCTAGTTTCCGGGCTTCATGTGTGAATTTTGCGTTACATCTCAATCTTCGTTCTCTTTTACAATCCTATTATACCATCAGAGTTGTATGATAAAACTTCACTTTCTCTTTTCAAATGGTATAATCTGTGAATTACAAACAGCCCATCATTGAAATTTCAACTActgttttttttgtttctttaacAATCCCCTCAAATAATTTGAGACAGAGACCTGCACCACCTCTACCCCATTTGCATCTATCTGAAGAAATGGTAAATGAGGCAGCAACTTTCATTCGTGAATGTGCAAATGCGGTGCTTTCAGCATCTGAAGATATCGCCCTAGGACGGAACTCAAGAATGTTCATCAAAGTTGGTCTTTGTCTGTTTATAATCTCCGTGGTTGTGGGTCTAATCGATTTCCTTGCATTGGGTTACACGAGTAAGACCAAAAGAAGTCATTATATGTTTCGTCGGCATTTCTTGGTTCATTAGCCTTAATTCTTGTTGTATTGTGGGCAGGCCTTATTCTTGGTCTTACAGTTCCAGCACTTTATGAAAGATATGAAAGACATATAGTCACGTGCTCTAGTTGGATACAGGAAACTGCTGGAGTTGTATATAAGATTTAAGGAAGAATACATTGCCAAGATTCATAAATGGATTCTGGAAAAGAAGAAATTGAGTTGATGGATCATAGTTTAAACTATTTTTTGacccttttttttttgggttttgcCTTTTGTTTTTCCGCATACTATCTCATTTTACTTTTGTTtcaattgattttatttggcttaacgTTTCCTATTATTTACTCCATTTTGGATTGCTAAACTTCCAACACTTAAAGAAGATCGACTCTTTGTTTTCAAACTAAGAATAAAGAATAACTGAGTGAGCATTGCGTCATTTATCTGGAATGGTGCTATCTAAACTAAATTCCTGCATGTCAGCGGCATCACATCTACATGGAAAATGCTGAGGACACCTAGTGGAGCAATCACCGTGGGTCTAACCAAATTAGGTGCGGGCATTGCCTCAGCCTAATCTGTATTATCTATAACATACTCAATTCAGACAAAGTTCAGCTAAAATTCATAATTCAGAACTTACAATTTAATGCCTtggaaaacaatatttttagaAATGCTTCTTTCTTTTCAATAAAAGTAAAACATTTGAAagtattttaaagtaaatgtTTCCAAACTGGGTCAGGTTTCTAGCCCACTACATTTTTTCGTGTCAATCGTTTCCTAAAAAAATTCGAGGAAAAAGGGGAAAATGATTCTTTTAAGGGATGTTACATATTTTCCGGTTCATCAATATTTCCAAGTTTTCACCATAGAAATATTACATGGAgcataatttttctaaaaatacttAAATGATACCAAAGCCAAACACAACTGATCCAAAACACTCTGGAAATCTCACTCCTTTGTTTTACACGTCATCTCAAAACAAACCTAATCATACAACGATTGTATGTCAAATCAAATTATCAGTTGAAGGAAATTTTAGCAAACCAACAGTGGAAAGAAAAACGCCTAATCCGGGCCACCTCCGAAGTTGTCACGTCCCTCATTCTGCCAACCAAAGCCTGGTGGCGCATCACGGTTTCCATCATTAGGGTATGACCACCCTTGTTTTAGTTGAGATAAGTGGGAAGAAAATAGAGAAGATGGACGTGGTGGTGGAAGTGGCAAGGTTTGGGGCCTCCGTTCCATAGGTTTGTTGGCCGCGGCCACATTCTGTCCATAATCACCCTGATAGAATCCTCGTCCTTGAGGATCAGACACGTTCACGAAACCATCTGTAGCTCCTTGGGCAACAAGAGGAGAATCCAAAGGGCCAGAAACCATTCCCAAATTCCATGGCTGGGGATAGTTTTGTGCAAAATTCATGGGTCCAGCAGGACCAGGTGGGAAACCTAACAATGTACCTTGATCTGATCCAGCTTCAGGCATGGCACCTGGCCTCACCCCATCATATGGAGCACCAAAGAACTGCTGCATTCCATCAGATACATAAGGAGAATAGCCAAATTGTGGGGCAGGTAAGACTGGGTTTTGATTGGTTGCTGCTGCAAAAATTAGGTGGATAGAAATTATAGTTGACAAGGATAAAACCTTTTTGTTTCCACTATATCAACTGACCTGAATCTTGCCTCAGACCGCCCTGCAGATCAATGGTTTGTTGAGGAAAATGGATCTGGGAGGCAGCTCTGTCAAAAACTTGGGATTGATTACTAACATGCTGTTGCTCTGACGGGTTATTTGGGACTTTTCCAGGAAAATGTGGCGATGACATTGGATGCATATTAGGTCTTAGAGGTGGCGGATCTCTGGATTGGGGTCGTTGGCTTTTGTCCTCGTGGTCATGAGCCTGAAGATTTGAACTTGAAGAAAATACTGACCTTAGGGGTGCTTGAACTGTAGAATCTGAGGCCAAAGGTTTTCTGGCACTTGTAGCTTCTGACTCATTTCCTTCCTTTTCCTTGTGTGGATGAAGAAGGTCAGCATGGATTTCATTTATGTGCGACTCAAATTcagttttcttcaagaaagaCTTGAGACAATGAGGAGCTGCACAAATGAAGATTCCTTCCATCATTTTAATTGTCTGAATCTTTTGAATGCGTTCATCACAGCTGCATACCAAGGAAAATTATCGCAGTAAACCAAAGTGAACTAAAGTAAAAAGTATGGTCACAAATAATCAAATTCAAGTCCATATTGCAGCATCCCTCTCCCACTATCATCAATATCATAAATCTTTTATTGGACAAGTACAAACTCTGGAAGACCATAAGCAAATGGAACAAGACAACATGTCACATCAGTATaccaaaatataaaaaaaaaggtCATATAAACTTTTCTTACAGGTAACAAAGAGAATCACTCCTAGCACAGTCCAGACAAAATGCATGTTCACAGGGGCTCTGCCATAACATAAGATTGTTAATTTCTAAAACACAAAGATGGGGAAGATAAAGTTGCAAGCAAATAGATGAAACATAAAAGGTGTAAATCAAATGGCTTCAATGAGGAAAAAAACCCTGGAATGAAAAGACAAGCATAAAAATCCATACTGGGAATAAAAATGCTGAAACACCATTGCCCATGCAACAAGCATGCATTGTAATGAGAATAATAAATAGATAACTCTGATCTTCTCTAGAACTAAACCATGGTACAACTGATGAAAAAACGATCCATCAAATTTATAATCCCCTATAAGATACTCCAAATATGTTCTAGTATTACTTGTAATTGGCTCATTGCGGAACCTCAAGTGAATAATATCAATGAAACAAAAGTTTCCATCACACTTGGGCCAACGGTGACAAGCACGAGACACAACGAATGAGGGAGTGTGAGAGTGATGCAGCAAAAACTTTTCAGATTTTCTTTCTTGGTGTAATTTATTGAGACCACAAGTCCACAAAAATTGAGGGTTAATGCTCAGAGTGATGACAATAACACAGATGTACGTACAGGCATCACATTTGTTGAAGTGGTAAAAAAATATGTATGTGTAACAGAATAATTATTCCACGTCCTCAAGACACATTCTCTTATTGAAAATAGACTACCAAGCAATATAGTTTATCGAGTGAAAAAACAGAGGAGAAAACCGTGAAATTGCACTGCGAGTAAGAACTTCTATGCACTACTTACCAGACGCCCATATATAGCGATAGGGAAATCACATCTGACACAGAAATGAACACGCTCACCAAGCTGGCGGCGAGACCTGCGGCCAACAGTCTTGATGACAGCTGAAGCACTTGCGGAACCAAGGCTCTTGGCTACAGGAAGATCTGCTAAAACAAGATGATCCGGGCATGCAACTCTGATATTGTCAGCTGGGGTGGGTTTCGCACTTCCACCACTTTCACTAGCTGGTTTGGTCAGTCGAATCTGCAGCATCTTTCTGAGCTATTATGTAgctttaattaaaaaaaaatcattattcCTCTATCTTCCTGCGAAAAAGTTTTTCCCAGTTTCAGAAACAGAAAGAACGATTGCATTACTACATGTTTGAGCTGCATATCAGCCTAGGATTAATTCACAATGCATGAACAACATAAGCAAATATGCTGAATCTGACAATAAAGACTTAATATCACACAAGGA from the Primulina tabacum isolate GXHZ01 chromosome 16, ASM2559414v2, whole genome shotgun sequence genome contains:
- the LOC142528951 gene encoding E3 ubiquitin-protein ligase HAKAI homolog isoform X1, which translates into the protein MLQIRLTKPASESGGSAKPTPADNIRVACPDHLVLADLPVAKSLGSASASAVIKTVGRRSRRQLGERVHFCVRCDFPIAIYGRLSPCEHAFCLDCARSDSLCYLCDERIQKIQTIKMMEGIFICAAPHCLKSFLKKTEFESHINEIHADLLHPHKEKEGNESEATSARKPLASDSTVQAPLRSVFSSSSNLQAHDHEDKSQRPQSRDPPPLRPNMHPMSSPHFPGKVPNNPSEQQHVSNQSQVFDRAASQIHFPQQTIDLQGGLRQDSAATNQNPVLPAPQFGYSPYVSDGMQQFFGAPYDGVRPGAMPEAGSDQGTLLGFPPGPAGPMNFAQNYPQPWNLGMVSGPLDSPLVAQGATDGFVNVSDPQGRGFYQGDYGQNVAAANKPMERRPQTLPLPPPRPSSLFSSHLSQLKQGWSYPNDGNRDAPPGFGWQNEGRDNFGGGPD
- the LOC142528951 gene encoding E3 ubiquitin-protein ligase HAKAI homolog isoform X2 — encoded protein: MLQIRLTKPASESGGSAKPTPADNIRVACPDHLVLADLPVAKSLGSASASAVIKTVGRRSRRQLGERVHFCVRCDFPIAIYGRLSPCEHAFCLDCARSDSLCYLCDERIQKIQTIKMMEGIFICAAPHCLKSFLKKTEFESHINEIHADLLHPHKEKEGNESEATSARKPLASDSTVQAPLRSVFSSSSNLQAHDHEDKSQRPQSRDPPPLRPNMHPMSSPHFPGKVPNNPSEQQHVSNQSQVFDRAASQIHFPQQTIDLQGGLRQDSATNQNPVLPAPQFGYSPYVSDGMQQFFGAPYDGVRPGAMPEAGSDQGTLLGFPPGPAGPMNFAQNYPQPWNLGMVSGPLDSPLVAQGATDGFVNVSDPQGRGFYQGDYGQNVAAANKPMERRPQTLPLPPPRPSSLFSSHLSQLKQGWSYPNDGNRDAPPGFGWQNEGRDNFGGGPD